TCTAATCACACCCCACTTGACCCTACCGTTTTGTTTCCCTCCTTTCCTTCAGTCTCCTCCTTCCCTTCAGACTCCTTCTTCCCTTACAAAGACAGAGACAGAGCATCACCTATCCCATTGCTTGACCCTTCCTCAATGAAAACCCAACACATTCCCCACCTCCACAAACTCCACCACCTATTCACCTAACAATGCACCGGAGAATGACCAAACAAACAAAGACTCTATATTAAGATATTGAAACAGAAAACACACATAAAGTAACAATGCTTTCTTATAAATGCTAGAGAAATGAGAAATTTTCAAATGTCTCTCCACAACTAAAAGCCAGCAATACATCCCTTTGTTTGGAATACAAGAGGCAATAAATGGAAAACCAGTAAATGCAAACTTATCAGAGTAAATTCCACAAACAGATAgctgtaaatctgtcaaaatATCGACAGAATTAATCTGTTTTGGGTTGGAGAAATGAAACAAATACCGGTTCCTCCCGCCGTAGACAAGGAGGATAGAGAGATGTAAGAGAGAAGGGGAAAtgtaagagagaaaaaataaatgtaCATGGGGTGCAGTttgcaaaattttaaaaaaactgaaattggggtgtactcatgaatgttatgtttttagttgggatttatttagaatggggtgtacttattTAAGTTCGGAGTGCAAATAGTCTTAATCTATTTTAGGTTCTTATGCttataataatatttcaatttgTAAGCGATTGTGCTCAATAAATTTTACTTATGCTCCATCTCATTCTTTGCAGGCTTTCTATTGTATGCCGCTGTGGTCATAACAGCTGTTTTTATACTAATATTTCACTTTATCCCGGAATATGGGCAGACACACATAATGGTTTCTATTGGAGTTTGTTCCCTTGTAGGTTCTTTGTCGGTATGTATTGTTATATGGTTTTACATAATTCTTGAGGTTGATTGCCAAAGTTATTTTCTTCCGATGTTTTCCACTTCTGAGAGCGTAATTTGACAGGTCATGAGTGTTAAAGCCCTTGGCATTGCATTGAAGTTAACGTTGTCGGGAACGAATCAGCTAATATATCCACAAACTTGGGTTTTCACTGTTGTTGTAGTCATGTGTGTGCTCACACAAATGAATTATTTGAACAAGGTACCGGTCGTTTCTTGTCTCCATTTACTTTTATCTACTTGAAATTTTTATCCATTTGGGAAAGTAATGTTCTTTACTGTGGTTTATTTGAACCTTTGTTGCTACGTCCTTAGACAATGGTGGTTGTCGTCGCTCATCTATGCAACACCTTTAGAAGCTTAGAAAGCTATATTTTCTGAGTTTATGCCTACTGGCGGATTGAAGATTGAACTTGATATCTAATATTGTTTTAGGATGGATTCATTATGTCAGCAAACTTTGACTCTGTGTTTCGTAGTTGATAGTTTCACATATCGTGAAATGGTGACGCAGAAGTGCATCAACAGAACTATTTTGTGATGACTTATTGGTGAGGGTGAGAAAGAGGGGGTGTcataacaatgttgaatctagcaacctgaAGTCAGAGCCACTGCTAGAGCTTAGAAGCTCTTGCAATGGTTACCTGCCATCTTCTAGTACATCTGTATGGGTCATCACAGTTAGGATATTGTTGACTTTCTGCAGTTTTCTATTTTTGGTTAtagattatttttatttctttctcttgcTTAAGAGTTTAAAACCACGCCATAATCCTATGAAGTCCGCAGTGTATATAGATTTTTAAGGATGTTCCTTTAATTCCAAACATGTCAAGGTTCAAATACTCTTACCACCCTAAAAATAACTAATAAACAACATTTTCTAACAGAAAAAATGTGTTCCTTTAATTTTTTGGTCAATCAAGACTTTTTATTTTGATAGGCATCAATCAAGACTTATTTGTATTAATTTATGCCTTTATGTTGTTTGGCGGAATTGTCTGTGGATTTAATTGTTAAGCTTTCTTGTAGTGATTGACCATTGGATTGTAGCTTGGTAGTTTAATTTAATCTTCCCTCCTTGTCTCTTGCAATGCATTGACTTCTAGAGAAGCTCGACGACTCGTGATGAACATtcggtttaggtttagggtatGATCTATTGTTTCAAGTTTTTCATCCGGATACTTGTTGGCACTAGGATATGTAttttaccttttctttctttgtatcTCTAAGTTGCAGCTGCTCCccttgcttctttttcttcaaccAAATTGCTTCTTGTTATTTTTCTCTAGTTTCATCCTATTAATCCTGTTTTTGTCCTTCAATGCAGGCACTTGATACTTTTAATACAGCCGTTGTATCTCCCATATACTATGCTATGTTCACCACACTAACCATTTTGGCTAGTATTATCATGTTTAAGGTAAACCTTTTAATAATTTTGTACAAATAGAATATTATGTAGATTACTTTTAAAAGTATggtccattatttttttttccctgttaagGAACTGTTTAACTTGAAAGTCTCCCCATATACAGAAATGTGGGTTTGGCTATTGGATTATGAGCAAACctttcattaatttttcataGTGTTGGCCTGTTGGGATTCTTTGTTATTTACTGCTCTTTATTTTATAAGAATAAATTGATGATGGATACAGTTGATATGGCTGATGCACATAAGGTTACGTTTTAATCAATTTTCTCTGAAATAAAGCATGATAAAAGTGAATCGATTTCAGTTAAGGTGCAATTTTGTTCAATTGATTCGTAATATAACGcaatttgtttttcctttttttgtcatttctttATGTAATTTGCACACAATGTGATAGGCAACATTTGTTAAAGATTACTTATAAATGTGCTTACTGTATGAAGATTTCGGTAGACAGAGCTTGCACCAAGCCACCAACCACCAATCACAGTGCAACTTAATTCTGGGTTCACTCCATGATCTCAAAGATTCTTGGCCCAGTTTGTTTGAGCCGATTGTGATTTGACCAACGTAATTCAGTTTGCTAGCATAAAAGGGATAATCATGGCAATTTCTAGCATAGTTCTCAATTCTCTTACATTATCAAAGTCTGCCTATTAATTTGCATCTTCAAGATGAGTTCTCTTGAATTTCCTTCTGTTGAATTTATGATTTTGTTTCATCAGGATTGGGATAGGCAAAATCCAACGCAGATTGTCACAGAGATGTGTGGGTTTGTTACCATCCTCTCAGGAACCTTTCTTCTTCACAAAACAAAGGATATGGCTGATGGTATGCTCCTCATCTCATTGTCATCGTAGATCTCAATTTTAAATATATGCTTTCATCTCATGTCATCCATGAGGAGGCCATGAACCCATGATGGTATCTGCCTTTTACCATTGGAAGGGGACTTGGTTCCTTAATTGCAATCACTTGTGTGAATGATAGCTTCACTGTATACGTTTTCAATATATCCTAAACCTCTAAATATTTTCATCGTGGAATCAGGTGCAAGTTTGACTAGTTCTACGTCTGTAAGGCTATCTAAGCACACAGAAGAGGATGGTTTTGGTGCTGAAGGTATCCCTCTTAGGCGGCAGGACTCATTGAGAGCATCTTGATGCATACCTCAGCTTGTTTCTGTGAgcttttattttcttggagAGGGAACTTTCTGACATCAACCAATTAAGGTTTAATGAATCTCTCTTCTCCGTCTCTTTTTTCCTGGGATACTGTCAGAAAAGGGAGGGCAAGCTTTTTCCTCATCTGTTCTCTATTTGGCATTGCAATTCGACCTTTAGCATGTTCACTGCCTTGTATACAATTTCCTCTCCAATTCATACGAAAGAAAAAATACCTTGTAATTTTTAACACATTTGATATACAAGACCAATGTGGTGTGCCGTATGGCAAAACTTCAGCGGATTTTCTTGCCAAAAATGTTATCAATCGCGGTTAATTCTCTCGGATGGTACGAATTAcgtgtttgtgtatttttttgccaaagcccattttttttttgaaaaaccagtAGCAATTCCCTGGGATAACACTCCCATAATAACTGGCAAGGCAAACTTACACATGGGAGAGAAAAGCTCAACCCCACACAGTACAAAGTATCAACTTCGAGAAGAAATGAAACGGGATGGATCCATCAGATAAGAACTACAACAAAGGAAAAGAACTACAACAAAGGAAAAGGGGACCAACTGTAAAAAAAG
This sequence is a window from Tripterygium wilfordii isolate XIE 37 chromosome 8, ASM1340144v1, whole genome shotgun sequence. Protein-coding genes within it:
- the LOC120004516 gene encoding probable magnesium transporter NIPA4 encodes the protein MASQPQSWREGMSSDNIKGLVLALSSSFFIGASFIVKKKGLKKAGASGIRAGVGGYSYLYEPLWWVGMITMIFGEIANFAAYAFAPAILVTPLGALSIIISAVLAHIMLREKLHIFGILGCVLCVVGSTTIVLHAPQERQIESVTEVWDLATEPGFLLYAAVVITAVFILIFHFIPEYGQTHIMVSIGVCSLVGSLSVMSVKALGIALKLTLSGTNQLIYPQTWVFTVVVVMCVLTQMNYLNKALDTFNTAVVSPIYYAMFTTLTILASIIMFKDWDRQNPTQIVTEMCGFVTILSGTFLLHKTKDMADGASLTSSTSVRLSKHTEEDGFGAEGIPLRRQDSLRAS